A single region of the Ptychodera flava strain L36383 chromosome 9, AS_Pfla_20210202, whole genome shotgun sequence genome encodes:
- the LOC139141274 gene encoding uncharacterized protein YqhO-like codes for MGSLFSTPRQESAIVETFLRSDTLTSEEDKDLSKRQYPFENLVFEGGGTKGIAYAGVMKVLDDVGVLPNIKRFGGTSAGAMIACMLAVGYSPNEVVEMMDKELGPLAVDHSFGILSLLPNLIRHYGWNPGKKLFDWFGDKLAEKPEIGNRDITFKELYDRYGKELCIVVCNVTQMNAEYCHVKTTPDMPIRLAVRMSMSIPGFYQAVKSNESVYVDGGVLVNYPVHCYDGWWLSLNADDSFIVRLQPLSDIHKMWNKKRRFDKFNEKTLGVLLCSKSEPEVFEEHIIDEEVTKIPRPDTKLARKRRELDNTRGGLDQKHTLIDL; via the exons ATGGGGTCTCTATTCAG TACGCCTCGTCAGGAGTCTGCAATTGTGGAGACGTTCCTACGTTCTGATACCTTGACCTCAGAGGAagataaagacctttcaaagcGTCAATACCCGTTTGAAAATTTAGTCTTCGAAGGCGGCGGTACCAAAGGCATCGCTTACGCTGGGGTTATGAAG GTGTTGGATGACGTCGGAGTATTGCCTAACATCAAGCGTTTTGGCGGTACCAGCGCTGGGGCCATGATTGCCTGTATGCTAGCTGTTGGCTATTCGCCTAACGAAGTGGTTGAAATGATGGATAAAGAACTCGGTCCCTTAGCTGTAG ATCACTCCTTCGGAATTCTGAGTCTTCTTCCGAACTTAATCAGACACTACGGATGGAATCCAGGCAAGAAATTGTTTGATTGGTTCGGAGATAAACTAGCTGAAAAGCCTGAGATTGGAAATAGGGACATTACATTTAAAGAA CTTTACGACCGGTATGGTAAAGAGTTGTGTATTGTTGTTTGCAACGTCACACAAATGAATGCAGAATACTGTCACGTGAAGACTACACCAGATATGCCTATAAGACTTGCCGTAAGGATGTCAATGTCAATACCGG GATTTTATCAAGCAGTAAAGTCCAATGAAAGTGTCTATGTGGATGGGGGCGTGCTTGTCAACTACCCAGTCCATTGCTATGATG GTTGGTGGTTGTCGCTGAATGCAGATGACAGCTTCATTGTCCGACTGCAGCCCCTGAGTGACATTCATAAAATGTGGAACAAGAAGAGGAGATTCGATAAATTCAACGAGAAGACGCTCGGCGTGCTTTTG TGTTCTAAATCCGAACCTGAAGTTTTTGAAGAACACATTATTGACGAGGAAGTCACCAAGATTCCAAGGCCCGACACCAAGTTAGCAAG GAAGAGAAGGGAATTAGATAACACAAGGGGTGGACTGGACCAAAAACATACGCTCATCGATCTCTGA